The following proteins come from a genomic window of Verrucomicrobiota bacterium JB022:
- a CDS encoding iron-sulfur cluster assembly protein, with amino-acid sequence MEATTINLRTGCPATRIPSGEQITLPEGSELFITQALGGSVTVRDQGGLYRVDQAHLDAFGPEVAAQLRDELQATDLSGQPFSEQQLWDSLRQCFDPEIPVNIVDLGLIYDLHYEEIATGRYNVGVKMTLTAPGCGMGPTIANDAQSKLQSLPSVETAQVDIVWDPQWTPQMISPEGRKILGLG; translated from the coding sequence ATGGAGGCAACGACTATCAATTTGCGGACGGGCTGCCCCGCCACGCGTATCCCCAGCGGCGAGCAGATCACCTTGCCGGAGGGCAGCGAGCTGTTCATCACCCAGGCCTTGGGTGGCTCTGTGACGGTGCGCGACCAAGGCGGGCTCTACCGCGTCGACCAGGCGCACCTCGACGCCTTCGGCCCCGAAGTGGCGGCCCAACTGCGCGACGAGCTGCAGGCGACCGACCTCAGCGGCCAACCCTTTAGCGAGCAGCAGCTCTGGGATTCGCTCCGCCAGTGCTTCGACCCCGAGATCCCCGTCAACATCGTCGACCTCGGGCTGATCTACGACCTCCATTACGAGGAAATCGCCACCGGCCGCTACAATGTGGGCGTCAAGATGACCCTCACGGCCCCCGGCTGTGGGATGGGCCCCACCATCGCCAACGACGCGCAGTCCAAGCTGCAGTCGCTGCCCTCCGTCGAAACCGCACAGGTAGACATCGTCTGGGATCCGCAGTGGACGCCGCAAATGATCTCTCCGGAGGGTCGCAAGATCCTCGGCCTGGGCTAA
- a CDS encoding cation diffusion facilitator family transporter gives MRPREPYRLPGAAQRKSRQIVWLEWATVVVMLGVVAVMYVAMGSSQAMKTAWIEDLLALVPPAAFLIANHFRDRAPTNRFPYGFQRTALLSFLVSAVAILGMGLYMLYDAASSLIAREHPTLGHFDRFGWQIWSGWVMLGALVVSVIPPMILGFLKQRICCRLNERTILADATMNKDDWQTGVAAMLGVIGIGAGLWWADAVAAALISLNVIHDGTTHLRHAVLNLLDQRPTEADSSHPLQIDRDIRRRVLECAGVAEAEVRLREEGRCITGEIFVRMKRPAATPEELRMIRDAAEGVNDRLYSLVVMPVSEIKEA, from the coding sequence ATGAGGCCCCGTGAACCTTATCGCCTGCCGGGAGCTGCCCAGCGGAAGAGTCGCCAGATCGTATGGCTGGAGTGGGCGACAGTAGTCGTCATGCTCGGCGTGGTCGCGGTAATGTATGTGGCGATGGGCAGCTCGCAGGCGATGAAGACGGCCTGGATCGAAGACTTGCTGGCCTTGGTGCCGCCGGCCGCCTTCCTCATCGCCAACCACTTTCGGGATCGCGCGCCCACCAACCGCTTCCCCTATGGCTTTCAGCGCACGGCCTTGCTGTCGTTCCTCGTTTCGGCGGTCGCGATTCTCGGCATGGGCCTCTACATGCTCTACGATGCGGCGTCGTCTCTCATCGCCCGGGAACACCCGACGCTGGGCCATTTCGACCGCTTCGGCTGGCAGATATGGTCGGGCTGGGTGATGCTGGGCGCCCTCGTCGTCAGCGTAATCCCGCCGATGATCCTCGGCTTCCTCAAGCAACGCATCTGCTGCCGCCTCAACGAGCGTACGATTCTGGCCGACGCCACAATGAACAAGGACGACTGGCAGACGGGGGTAGCGGCCATGCTGGGCGTTATCGGCATCGGCGCCGGGCTCTGGTGGGCCGATGCGGTGGCGGCGGCGCTGATCTCACTCAATGTTATCCACGACGGCACGACCCACCTGCGCCATGCCGTGCTGAACCTGCTCGATCAGCGCCCTACGGAGGCCGACTCCAGCCACCCGCTACAGATCGACCGCGACATCCGTCGCCGGGTGCTCGAATGTGCGGGCGTGGCCGAAGCCGAAGTGCGCCTGCGTGAAGAGGGCCGCTGCATCACGGGCGAAATATTTGTGCGCATGAAGCGGCCTGCGGCTACCCCGGAAGAGCTGCGCATGATCCGGGATGCGGCCGAGGGGGTAAATGACCGCCTCTACAGCCTCGTGGTGATGCCGGTCAGCGAGATCAAGGAGGCGTAG
- a CDS encoding ferritin-like domain-containing protein has product MNVKTPEDLFHHDLKDLYDAEHRIEEALQKMEKTAKNADLKKAFRQHRTETQGQIKRLEQVFEAFGKTPQRKQCEAITGIIEEGEEMMEEVETPDVRDSALIAAAQKVEHYEIASYRTICRAAELLGLKDAAKLLTETLKEESATDDKLTALAEKLEPQLVKVDFSKILRIYERAPDDGRVFILQG; this is encoded by the coding sequence ATGAACGTAAAAACTCCTGAAGATCTATTTCACCACGACCTCAAGGACCTCTACGATGCCGAGCACCGAATCGAGGAGGCGCTCCAGAAGATGGAGAAAACCGCGAAGAATGCGGACTTGAAAAAGGCATTTCGCCAGCATCGCACCGAGACGCAGGGCCAGATCAAGCGCCTGGAGCAGGTGTTCGAGGCATTTGGCAAGACACCCCAGCGCAAGCAGTGCGAGGCCATCACCGGCATCATCGAAGAGGGCGAAGAAATGATGGAAGAAGTCGAAACGCCCGACGTCCGCGACAGCGCGCTGATTGCCGCCGCGCAGAAGGTGGAGCACTACGAGATCGCGAGCTATCGCACCATCTGCCGTGCCGCCGAACTGCTGGGCCTCAAGGACGCCGCCAAGCTTCTCACCGAGACCCTAAAAGAAGAGTCTGCCACCGACGACAAACTGACTGCCCTTGCTGAAAAGCTGGAGCCGCAGCTCGTGAAAGTAGATTTCAGTAAAATCCTGAGAATATACGAACGCGCACCCGACGATGGGCGCGTTTTTATTTTGCAAGGCTGA
- a CDS encoding MBL fold metallo-hydrolase produces MTQIPTDPSTKAGDATPDARSQEVLPDVAYQRIVMVNVVFLGDPQAADAPWVLVDAGLPHSGGAIIKAAEERFGPRAPKAIILTHGHFDHVSALEKLREHWPETPVYAHRLEKPFLDGTTPYPPPSPNAGGGLMARLSPLYPRKPIIVPGLKLLPDDGSVPGMPEWRWVHVPGHSPGQVALWRLNDHTLLSADAIITTDQSSATAVAAQKVEIHGPPTYFTPDWEAARESVRRLAVLRPQTLIAGHGKALRGDEIRIDLDRLARDFDQVARPPRK; encoded by the coding sequence ATGACCCAGATCCCGACCGACCCCTCCACCAAGGCTGGCGATGCGACGCCCGACGCTCGCTCGCAGGAAGTTCTGCCCGATGTTGCCTACCAGCGCATCGTGATGGTCAATGTCGTGTTTTTGGGTGATCCGCAAGCGGCTGATGCGCCGTGGGTATTGGTCGATGCGGGGCTTCCGCACAGCGGCGGCGCGATCATCAAGGCGGCTGAAGAACGCTTCGGGCCACGCGCCCCAAAGGCGATCATACTGACCCATGGGCACTTCGACCATGTGAGCGCCCTGGAAAAGCTGCGGGAGCACTGGCCGGAGACGCCGGTCTATGCCCATCGGCTGGAGAAGCCCTTTCTCGATGGCACGACGCCCTACCCTCCACCGAGTCCGAACGCCGGAGGGGGCCTGATGGCACGCCTTTCCCCTCTCTACCCTCGAAAGCCGATCATCGTGCCGGGCCTGAAGCTGCTGCCGGACGACGGTAGCGTGCCGGGGATGCCGGAGTGGCGCTGGGTGCATGTGCCGGGGCACAGTCCTGGGCAGGTCGCGCTCTGGCGCCTGAATGACCATACCTTGCTGAGCGCCGATGCCATCATCACGACCGATCAATCGTCGGCTACCGCCGTAGCGGCGCAGAAGGTCGAAATTCATGGCCCGCCGACCTACTTTACACCCGACTGGGAGGCGGCCCGCGAGTCGGTCCGTCGCTTGGCCGTTCTGCGGCCCCAGACATTGATTGCTGGCCATGGCAAGGCCCTGAGGGGAGATGAGATCCGAATCGATCTGGACCGCCTTGCGCGCGACTTCGACCAGGTTGCGCGACCACCGCGGAAGTAG
- a CDS encoding transporter substrate-binding domain-containing protein, with protein sequence MSSIWRPRTILIGMVGLSVLMTGCERFPRDPAGTLERVEKRGVLRAGAFENPPWVTVEPDGTVTGVEVALIEDFARELGVSVEWSHEGAEDLFASLEKHELDVVIGGITQQNPWRTQLGFSLPFATIHPGDGEEPKRQVMAVASGENAMLMRLEAFLLSRRDEVEALQVEDAP encoded by the coding sequence ATGAGCAGTATTTGGAGACCTCGCACGATCCTGATCGGCATGGTGGGCTTGAGCGTCCTGATGACCGGCTGCGAACGCTTCCCGCGCGACCCCGCTGGCACTCTGGAGCGAGTAGAAAAGCGCGGGGTGCTGCGGGCCGGCGCGTTTGAGAACCCGCCGTGGGTGACGGTGGAGCCCGATGGCACGGTCACAGGCGTGGAAGTGGCGCTGATCGAGGATTTCGCGCGCGAGCTGGGCGTGTCGGTCGAGTGGTCCCACGAAGGTGCGGAGGATTTATTCGCATCACTCGAAAAGCACGAATTGGATGTCGTAATTGGGGGCATTACGCAACAAAACCCCTGGCGGACGCAGCTGGGCTTCAGCCTGCCCTTTGCCACGATCCACCCAGGCGATGGGGAAGAGCCCAAGCGGCAGGTGATGGCCGTCGCCAGCGGCGAAAACGCGATGCTGATGCGGCTGGAAGCGTTTTTGCTGAGCCGGCGCGACGAGGTCGAAGCCTTGCAGGTGGAGGACGCGCCATGA
- a CDS encoding tyrosine-type recombinase/integrase, with the protein MDAANDLSGGSQDPRPGLSPQAPALPETAWLGAFLDFLRDERQASRYTVRNYAQSLEEILGYFRQEGYAGPLEKVPERLIQSYLVDRQREGLSRRTLHLRLSAARSFFDYLRRRRFVQRNPFHTLSAPKFHQPLPRFLTEKQMTEFLEGPAKLFEMGQATRFEAVRDQAIFELFYGAGLRISELIALTYGQVDFQRGLARVRGKGNKDRICPLGPVAVRCLARFRDEFATERGYEAVILFREPGKPLKPDWVQKRMKVYLQLAGLPLELSPHKLRHSYATHLLNGGADLRAVQEMLGHASLATTQVYTHVGMAELKKVHALNHPRG; encoded by the coding sequence GTGGACGCCGCAAATGATCTCTCCGGAGGGTCGCAAGATCCTCGGCCTGGGCTAAGCCCGCAGGCCCCCGCGCTGCCGGAAACGGCCTGGCTCGGCGCTTTCCTGGATTTCCTCCGGGACGAGCGCCAGGCCTCGCGCTACACGGTGCGCAACTACGCGCAGTCCCTCGAAGAGATTCTCGGCTACTTCCGGCAGGAAGGCTATGCCGGGCCGTTGGAGAAAGTGCCCGAGCGGCTGATCCAGTCGTATCTGGTCGACCGCCAGCGCGAAGGGTTGTCGCGCCGCACACTGCACCTGCGCCTCTCTGCCGCGCGTTCGTTTTTCGACTACCTGCGCCGCCGCCGCTTCGTGCAGCGCAACCCCTTCCATACCCTCAGCGCGCCCAAGTTCCACCAGCCGCTGCCCCGCTTCCTTACCGAGAAGCAGATGACGGAGTTCCTCGAAGGCCCGGCCAAGCTTTTCGAGATGGGGCAAGCGACCCGGTTTGAGGCGGTGCGCGATCAGGCGATCTTTGAGCTGTTTTACGGTGCCGGCCTCCGCATCAGTGAGTTGATCGCGCTTACCTACGGGCAGGTCGACTTCCAGCGTGGCCTCGCACGGGTGCGCGGCAAGGGAAACAAAGACCGTATCTGCCCGCTCGGCCCGGTGGCGGTGCGCTGCCTGGCGCGCTTCCGCGACGAATTTGCGACCGAGCGCGGCTACGAAGCGGTGATTCTTTTCCGCGAGCCGGGCAAGCCGCTGAAGCCCGATTGGGTGCAAAAGCGCATGAAAGTCTACCTCCAGCTGGCCGGGCTACCGCTGGAGCTGTCGCCGCACAAGCTCCGCCACTCCTACGCCACTCACCTGCTCAACGGCGGGGCGGATCTTCGGGCGGTGCAGGAGATGCTCGGCCACGCCAGCCTTGCCACGACGCAAGTCTACACCCACGTAGGCATGGCCGAGCTGAAGAAAGTCCATGCGCTCAATCACCCGCGCGGGTAG